AACGCATCTTTATGATTTCTCATCTGGTAAATAATCGGCAAAATACTTAACTGGACGATCAGCATTTCTGCCCCGACACCATACAGCAAGAAGGCCGCCAATGTCACCCATTGCGAAAGAATAATCGTCGTATTCCCGATTTGGAATGGTATCGCTGTTGTGATAAGCGCGAAAATAGATAAATAGACGAAAATTTCCCAGTCAATCGGCTGACTTGGAAACAGAAAATATAATCCGTACATAAGGGGTAGCCCAGTAGCTAACCAAAGCAATAATACATTCTGTTTCGTTCTTCGATTAAATTCCATACCGGGCCCCCTTTTCCACTTTAACTGAAATGTCTGACAACTATTAGTATAACATGTCTACTAAGGATTGTAGCATGTTTTAGTTCCTAATTTTTTATTTCTATTATCCTAATAATTAGAGAAATAATAGGTTTTTTGCTATATCGTACTGTAAAATAATAACATAATATTACAATTATTCAATAATATTATTTGAAATAAGACAAAAAATGTAAATCTTTTATTTAGACTGTTGAATTACTTTTTCTAGATTGTTCCATACATAAATCTCTTCATCTAATGTCTTACCTCCTATATTTAATTGAACGGTTTTAACGTACTTAGCACCATAATATTGATAAAACTGTCTTGTTTTATTCGCTGCTAATACATCCACATAGATTTTTTGATAACCCTGCTCTAAAAAGTCAATCATAATTTGATTCAGTAGTTTTTTCCCGACACTTTTGCCTTGCCATTCTTCAAGTAAATAAATCGATGTTAAATCGCTTGCTCCTGCCTCTTCATTTGTATTACGTGTGCCCCCTGTGACAAAACCAATAATTTCTCCCTCATTTTCTGCAACAAAGATCGTACTTGTTTTATCTGAAATATTATTATCCCAAAGTTTTGTGCGTTCTTCATAGCTTAGCCCATCCAGAAAGCTCTGGGGAATAATGCCTTTATATGTAGTTCGCCAACTCTCAACATGGACTTTGGCAATCCCCGATGCATCACTTATATTTGCTTTGCGAATAATCATCCTGTCTCTCCCCTTCTGAATTACCGTATTTCGAATTGCTCAACGTCACCTGTTTGCATATCTTTCAACTCATATCGTCCGCTCTGAATTTCATTTTCTCCTAAAATAATTACTTTCCGGATATTTTCACGATTTGCTTTTTCCATTGCTTTTCGCAGTTTCTTTCCGCTTAATTCGACTTCTACACGATTTCCTTGCTGACGTAATTGCCATGCTAAACGCATTGCTTCTTTTTCCGTATTTAATGGAATAATAAAAATATCCACAAACGCCACGTTGGCATGAATTTCTCTTTGCTCCATCGCTGTATAGATAACATCCAAACCAAATGAAATGCCGACAGTTGAAATTTTTTCTTCTGAACCGATCAAGCCTCCAATGGCATTATCATACCGACCGCCGCCTCCAATACTTGATTTAATGGCACCATCTTTTAGAAACAGCTCATAAATCGTTCCTGTATAGATTTCCAGACCACGGGCTAAAAATGGATTAAACACACAACTTTCCCCGACA
Above is a window of Solibacillus isronensis DNA encoding:
- a CDS encoding GNAT family N-acetyltransferase, which gives rise to MIIRKANISDASGIAKVHVESWRTTYKGIIPQSFLDGLSYEERTKLWDNNISDKTSTIFVAENEGEIIGFVTGGTRNTNEEAGASDLTSIYLLEEWQGKSVGKKLLNQIMIDFLEQGYQKIYVDVLAANKTRQFYQYYGAKYVKTVQLNIGGKTLDEEIYVWNNLEKVIQQSK